One window of the Vicinamibacterales bacterium genome contains the following:
- a CDS encoding ABC transporter ATP-binding protein — protein sequence MSQSLVQVRGLHKVFQRGGQRIDVLQGVNLDIPEGEFLALMGPSGSGKTTLLNLIGGLDTPSEGSLAVAGDRIDNLSGGRLAAWRARHIGFVFQLYNLLPVLTAARNVELPLLLTKLSKSERRKRVEVALKAVGLSERMHHYPRQLSGGQEQRVGIARAIVTDPTLLLCDEPTGDLDRKAGDEILDLLQALNRDYKKTIVMVTHDPHAAARATRTLHLEKGVLVGEQEAVA from the coding sequence ATGTCTCAATCCCTGGTGCAGGTTCGCGGTCTTCACAAGGTCTTCCAGCGTGGCGGACAGCGGATCGACGTCCTGCAGGGCGTCAATCTCGATATTCCCGAGGGGGAGTTCCTGGCGCTGATGGGCCCGTCGGGATCGGGGAAGACGACGCTGCTGAACCTGATCGGCGGCCTCGACACGCCGTCGGAGGGATCGCTGGCCGTTGCCGGCGATCGCATCGACAACCTGTCGGGCGGACGCCTGGCGGCGTGGCGGGCGCGCCACATCGGTTTCGTCTTTCAGCTCTACAACCTGCTGCCGGTGCTGACGGCTGCACGCAACGTCGAATTGCCGCTGCTGCTCACCAAGCTGTCCAAGTCGGAGCGGCGGAAGCGCGTCGAAGTCGCGCTCAAGGCGGTCGGACTCAGCGAGCGGATGCACCACTATCCGCGCCAGCTCTCGGGCGGCCAGGAGCAGCGCGTCGGGATCGCGCGCGCCATCGTCACCGATCCGACGCTGCTCCTGTGCGACGAGCCGACCGGCGATCTCGATCGCAAGGCCGGCGACGAGATCCTCGACCTGCTGCAGGCGCTCAATCGCGACTACAAGAAGACGATCGTCATGGTCACGCACGACCCGCACGCGGCGGCGCGGGCGACCCGGACGCTGCACCTGGAGAAGGGCGTGCTGGTCGGCGAACAGGAGGCGGTGGCATGA
- a CDS encoding MBL fold metallo-hydrolase, which translates to MPPLAAGLDYVDLNFLGRPEIIATAILHGPAGVALIDPGPSTTLGNLTTALTRKGIRFEDVRQILITHIHLDHSGAIGSILAKFPHIEVVVHQRGAPHLIDPTKLLASAGRLYQQDMERLWGEVEPVDQARLKVIEGGERLTVVGREIETAYTPGHASHHVSYFDPASGVAFVGDTAGICRGTSAYVMPPTPPPDIDLDAWHDSSAKILSWDSDTLFLTHFGPRHGARQHLQAMFENVDAWSRSVKRLLADQSVDDAERQRRFVAEAFLEIERKIGETDATDYVRAGGLNYSYQGLARYWKKRQG; encoded by the coding sequence ATGCCGCCGCTCGCCGCCGGACTCGACTACGTCGACCTCAATTTTCTCGGCCGCCCGGAGATCATCGCCACCGCGATCCTGCACGGGCCTGCTGGCGTGGCGCTGATCGATCCCGGACCGTCGACGACGCTCGGCAACCTGACGACCGCGCTGACGCGCAAGGGGATCCGCTTCGAGGACGTCCGGCAGATCCTCATCACGCACATCCACCTCGATCACTCCGGGGCAATCGGGTCGATCCTCGCGAAGTTTCCGCACATCGAGGTCGTCGTCCACCAGCGCGGCGCGCCGCATCTCATCGATCCGACGAAGCTGCTGGCGAGCGCCGGCCGGCTCTACCAGCAAGACATGGAACGGCTGTGGGGCGAGGTCGAACCGGTCGACCAGGCGCGACTGAAGGTGATTGAAGGCGGCGAGCGTCTCACGGTCGTGGGGCGCGAGATCGAGACCGCCTATACACCCGGTCACGCCTCGCATCACGTGTCGTATTTCGATCCGGCGTCGGGCGTGGCGTTCGTCGGCGACACCGCGGGCATCTGCCGCGGCACCAGCGCTTACGTCATGCCGCCGACGCCGCCGCCCGACATCGACCTCGACGCCTGGCACGACAGCTCGGCGAAGATCCTCTCGTGGGATTCCGACACGCTGTTCCTGACGCACTTCGGCCCTCGCCATGGCGCGCGCCAGCACCTCCAGGCCATGTTCGAGAACGTCGATGCCTGGAGCCGCAGCGTCAAGCGGCTGCTCGCCGATCAGTCGGTGGACGACGCCGAACGCCAACGGCGATTCGTGGCCGAGGCGTTTCTCGAAATCGAGCGGAAGATCGGCGAAACCGACGCGACCGACTACGTGCGCGCCGGGGGACTCAACTATTCGTACCAGGGGCTCGCGCGCTATTGGAAGAAGCGCCAGGGATGA
- a CDS encoding FtsX-like permease family protein: protein MKFFPIVWRNLLRRKFRTIFTIGAVFFAFLLFGVLMAIRSAFGMNIQLAGQERLMVIDKVSIINPLPASYESQIKQVPGVTDITHANWFGGYYQDVRNQFATFAADPESWLRVYSHEYELSDDQKKAFIADRTGAIIGIDTAKKYGFKLGQKVPINGTIYRRPDGGPWEFTIDGIYDSKIKGADKTQLLFNYLYLRETIPEQSGFRDKYNWYVLTVDNPDKSADIAGKIDAMFANSPAETKTNTEKAFVADWAKQIGDIGQIMMWIVGMAMFTILLVTGNTMAQAIRERTNELAVLKTLGFPDRRILWMVLAESVLIAVAGGGAGLVLSYVLITVMGDPTGGLLPAFYFPTPSIFVGAVLVLALGLAAGLLPAWQAGRLRITDALRRN from the coding sequence ATGAAGTTCTTCCCGATCGTCTGGCGCAACCTGCTGCGCCGCAAGTTCCGGACGATCTTCACCATCGGCGCGGTGTTCTTCGCCTTCCTGCTGTTCGGCGTGCTGATGGCGATCCGTTCGGCCTTCGGCATGAACATCCAGCTGGCCGGACAGGAGCGGCTGATGGTCATCGACAAGGTGTCGATTATCAATCCGCTGCCGGCCAGCTACGAATCGCAGATCAAGCAGGTGCCAGGCGTCACCGACATCACCCACGCCAACTGGTTCGGCGGCTACTACCAGGATGTGCGCAATCAGTTCGCGACCTTCGCCGCGGACCCCGAGAGCTGGCTGCGCGTCTACAGTCACGAGTACGAGCTGTCGGACGACCAGAAGAAGGCGTTCATCGCGGATCGTACCGGCGCCATCATCGGCATCGACACGGCGAAGAAGTACGGCTTCAAGCTCGGCCAGAAGGTTCCCATCAACGGCACGATCTACCGCCGTCCGGACGGCGGCCCGTGGGAATTCACGATCGACGGCATCTACGACTCGAAGATCAAGGGGGCGGACAAGACGCAGCTGCTCTTCAACTACTTGTACCTGCGCGAGACGATCCCTGAACAGAGCGGTTTCAGGGACAAGTACAACTGGTACGTGCTCACGGTCGACAATCCTGACAAGTCGGCCGACATCGCCGGAAAGATCGACGCGATGTTCGCCAACTCGCCGGCGGAGACCAAGACCAACACCGAGAAGGCGTTCGTCGCCGACTGGGCCAAGCAGATCGGCGACATCGGCCAGATCATGATGTGGATCGTCGGCATGGCGATGTTCACCATCCTGCTGGTCACCGGCAACACCATGGCCCAGGCGATCCGCGAGCGGACCAACGAGCTGGCGGTATTGAAGACGCTCGGCTTTCCCGACCGGCGCATCCTGTGGATGGTGCTGGCCGAGTCGGTGCTGATCGCGGTGGCGGGCGGCGGCGCTGGACTGGTGCTGTCCTACGTGCTGATTACCGTGATGGGCGACCCGACCGGCGGACTGCTGCCGGCCTTCTACTTCCCAACCCCGTCGATTTTCGTCGGCGCGGTGCTGGTGCTGGCGCTGGGACTGGCCGCCGGCCTCCTGCCCGCGTGGCAGGCGGGCCGGCTGCGCATCACCGACGCGCTGAGGAGAAACTGA
- a CDS encoding efflux RND transporter periplasmic adaptor subunit, with protein MNDLSKDLAALRISQDDRGGGRGKPIAVAIVVLLVLGLGGFGAWYWATALQAATVKIALATAKAGGANAPSAVLNASGYVVARRRATVSSKVTGKVMDVLIEEGHPVKAGQILAHLDDTQARAALNLAQAQLAASKKGYAEDEAKLAEAELNLQRRQALLKERVVGQAEVDDARSVVDSTKARIAYAQQQIGVAERQVEMQQTNLDDMVVHAPFAGIVISKDAQPGEMISPVSAGGGFTRTGIGTIVDMTSLEIEVDVNETYINRVVNNQKVEATLDAYPDWHIPAHVITTIPSADRQKATVKVRIGFESLDPRILPDMGVKVAFLKDAPPAGQAPAVPAVLVPKTAVRSFDGRAVIFVLNEDRVERRAVKTGFDSGDQIEVVSGIRTGERVVTDGPQTLKDGDKVRISQQ; from the coding sequence ATGAACGATCTCTCAAAGGATCTGGCGGCGCTGCGCATTTCGCAGGACGACCGCGGCGGCGGCCGGGGCAAGCCCATCGCCGTGGCGATCGTCGTCCTGCTCGTGCTCGGCCTGGGCGGCTTCGGCGCCTGGTACTGGGCGACTGCGCTGCAGGCGGCCACGGTCAAGATCGCGCTGGCGACGGCGAAGGCCGGCGGCGCGAACGCCCCGAGTGCCGTGTTGAACGCGTCTGGATACGTGGTCGCACGGCGGCGCGCGACCGTGTCCTCGAAAGTCACCGGCAAGGTGATGGACGTGCTGATCGAGGAAGGGCATCCGGTGAAAGCCGGCCAGATCCTCGCCCACCTCGACGATACCCAGGCGCGCGCCGCGCTGAACCTCGCGCAGGCGCAGCTCGCCGCATCGAAGAAGGGCTACGCCGAGGACGAAGCGAAGCTGGCTGAAGCGGAGCTCAACCTGCAGCGTCGGCAGGCGCTCCTGAAGGAACGGGTCGTCGGCCAGGCTGAGGTCGACGACGCCCGGTCGGTGGTGGATTCGACCAAGGCCCGCATCGCCTATGCCCAGCAGCAGATCGGCGTGGCCGAGCGCCAGGTCGAAATGCAGCAGACCAATCTCGACGACATGGTGGTGCACGCTCCGTTTGCCGGGATCGTCATCTCGAAGGACGCGCAGCCGGGCGAGATGATCTCGCCGGTGTCAGCGGGAGGCGGCTTCACGCGCACCGGCATCGGCACCATCGTCGACATGACCTCCCTCGAGATCGAAGTCGACGTCAACGAGACGTACATCAACCGTGTGGTCAACAATCAGAAGGTCGAGGCAACGCTCGACGCGTATCCCGACTGGCATATTCCCGCGCATGTGATCACGACGATACCGTCGGCGGATCGGCAGAAGGCGACGGTGAAGGTGCGGATCGGGTTCGAATCGCTCGATCCGCGGATCCTGCCCGACATGGGCGTCAAGGTCGCGTTCCTGAAGGACGCGCCGCCGGCCGGACAGGCGCCGGCTGTCCCGGCCGTCCTCGTGCCCAAGACCGCGGTGAGGAGTTTCGACGGCCGGGCGGTGATCTTCGTGCTGAACGAGGACCGGGTCGAGCGGCGGGCGGTGAAGACCGGCTTCGACAGCGGCGATCAGATCGAGGTGGTCTCCGGCATCCGCACCGGCGAGCGCGTGGTGACGGACGGGCCACAGACGCTGAAGGACGGCGACAAGGTCAGAATCAGCCAGCAGTAA
- a CDS encoding ABC transporter permease translates to MFSQIVAVTSVNLRSIRVRLGSSSVAVIGIAGVVLVFVAVLSIAEGVATTMKASGDPNTVLILRAGSDTEMTSGLPGDQTRIIQDAPGIARDGSGTPMTSPELFVVVDHPLKRSGTSGNVPLRGVTEEAFKVHKNLKIAEGRNFQPGQNEIIAGRAASRQFEDLTVGRQIKWGENTWTLVGIFDDGGSVSESELWCDVKVLQPAYRRGNSYQSVYARLASPDSFNELKDSLTSNPQLQVTAMRAPEYYGSQTQTLQTIVRIIGGIIGVLMGVGAVFGAVITMYTAVASRTREIATLRALGFGSVPVVISVLVEAALLALLGGAIGGAIAYLAFNGYETATMNFQSFSQIAFKFAVTGPLLAKALFYAVLMGLVGGLLPAIRAARLPIITALREL, encoded by the coding sequence ATGTTCTCGCAGATCGTCGCAGTCACCTCGGTCAACCTGCGCTCGATCCGCGTCCGGCTCGGTTCGTCGAGCGTCGCGGTGATCGGCATCGCCGGCGTCGTCCTGGTCTTCGTCGCGGTCCTCTCGATCGCCGAGGGCGTGGCGACGACGATGAAGGCCTCGGGCGATCCGAATACGGTGCTGATCCTGCGCGCCGGCAGCGACACCGAGATGACCAGCGGCCTGCCGGGCGATCAGACCAGAATCATCCAGGACGCGCCCGGCATCGCGCGCGACGGGTCGGGCACCCCGATGACCTCGCCCGAGCTGTTCGTCGTTGTCGATCACCCGCTGAAGCGCTCGGGCACCTCGGGCAACGTGCCGCTGCGCGGCGTGACCGAAGAGGCGTTCAAGGTCCACAAGAACCTGAAGATCGCCGAAGGGCGGAACTTCCAGCCGGGGCAGAACGAGATCATCGCCGGCCGCGCCGCGTCGCGCCAGTTCGAGGACCTCACCGTCGGCCGCCAGATCAAGTGGGGCGAAAACACCTGGACGCTGGTCGGCATCTTCGACGACGGCGGCTCGGTCTCGGAATCGGAGCTGTGGTGCGACGTCAAGGTGCTGCAGCCCGCGTATCGCCGCGGCAACAGCTACCAGTCGGTGTACGCGCGCCTCGCCTCGCCCGATTCGTTCAACGAGCTGAAAGACTCGCTGACCTCGAACCCGCAGCTGCAGGTGACGGCGATGCGCGCGCCCGAGTACTACGGCAGCCAGACGCAGACGCTGCAGACGATCGTCCGGATCATCGGCGGCATCATCGGCGTGCTGATGGGGGTCGGCGCGGTGTTCGGCGCCGTCATCACCATGTATACGGCGGTGGCGAGCCGCACCCGCGAGATCGCCACGCTGCGCGCGCTCGGGTTCGGCAGCGTTCCGGTCGTGATCTCGGTGCTGGTGGAAGCCGCGCTGCTGGCGCTGCTCGGCGGCGCGATCGGCGGCGCGATCGCCTATCTCGCGTTCAACGGCTACGAGACGGCGACGATGAACTTCCAGTCGTTCAGCCAGATCGCCTTCAAGTTCGCGGTAACGGGGCCGCTGCTGGCCAAGGCCCTCTTCTATGCCGTCCTGATGGGCCTGGTCGGCGGGCTGCTGCCGGCCATTCGCGCCGCCCGCCTGCCGATCATCACGGCGCTTCGCGAGCTCTGA